Proteins encoded by one window of Prevotella nigrescens:
- a CDS encoding TrlF family AAA-like ATPase, whose product MNRGSEWRIWDLHVHTPFSLEHNYKCSPDKDIWEKYIDALEHLPDDIKVLGINDYLFIDGYRKILDYKEQGRLQNIDLILPVVEFRLSKFCGNEKFKRINYHIIFSNELTPEQIQQQFLNALTAHYTLSPDCTQQWGGVISMDSIKDLGERIINSVPEDKRKHYGNPLREGFNNLNLETSVIKNALSNANPIFDGKFITAIGKTEWEDFKWNDNSIAEKKSIINDVDIVFTAAENIDAYNKSKEKLHEQGVNDLLLDCSDAHSFADQIELKDRLGNCKTWIKADTTFEGLKQILFEPEDRVKIQTTKPDEKNIYQVIDSIALDEDDFWHGKIFLNPNLNTIVGGRSTGKSSLLKAIAAKHGNKEVEEDDFIRQHLDGVSIRWQDGNDQLGREIEYFRQSYMHDIAFDSEKTNRIVDSIIKDKDEAGLLKAYNEQLTEISKEISEGVFSIFQMQKDIVSIAKSLSEKGNKDGVTQQLNLLKSKAAELQKGSELTQEERMSFDAYLRQIQEKKKQIAEIDNDLGLLDKMKNVTPFDPTFKDKWQFNQLSFPLNQYDIDRLYNDLKVKTEIEWGNIVQHFIEKTSKVKEQISTDIQTIIAYDVYKKGIHAFEGNKELKDINSKIQEEEKTLETIIGLQSRLEHIRKLRNSLIQKIIDAHCSYKIMAREICNTLEITYDGLDICVGLTFHKKELQEFLESRLNQRGTERQEYLKMLLNRYDDDNKSYSLDFLKNLLSENILLKNGYEALNVAIEFLTRNWYSLDYSLTYQGDAFVNMSEGKQAFVILKLLLDFSDKKCPILIDQPEDSLDNRAIYHELVAYIKRKKKERQIILVTHNSNVVVSADAENVIVANQEGADTPNLGGMKFQYINGALEDTKQRDENSEYILSSQGIREHICDILEGGRIAFEKREQKYGFRR is encoded by the coding sequence ATGAACAGAGGATCGGAATGGCGTATTTGGGACTTGCATGTTCATACTCCCTTTTCTTTAGAGCATAATTATAAGTGTTCTCCTGATAAAGATATCTGGGAGAAGTATATAGATGCTTTAGAGCATCTTCCAGATGATATAAAAGTTCTTGGCATCAATGACTATCTTTTTATTGATGGTTATCGTAAAATTCTCGATTATAAAGAACAAGGTAGACTTCAAAATATAGATTTGATCCTACCAGTTGTCGAGTTTAGATTATCCAAGTTCTGTGGGAATGAGAAGTTTAAAAGAATAAACTACCATATCATCTTTTCTAACGAACTAACTCCTGAACAAATTCAGCAACAATTTCTAAATGCTCTTACAGCACATTATACGTTAAGTCCTGACTGTACTCAACAGTGGGGAGGAGTTATTTCAATGGATAGTATAAAAGATTTAGGAGAACGGATTATTAATTCTGTACCAGAAGATAAACGCAAACACTATGGAAATCCATTAAGAGAAGGATTCAATAATCTCAATCTTGAGACTTCTGTCATCAAAAATGCTTTATCAAATGCCAATCCGATATTTGATGGCAAATTCATTACGGCTATTGGCAAAACAGAATGGGAAGATTTCAAATGGAACGATAATTCTATAGCAGAAAAAAAGAGCATCATTAATGATGTTGATATAGTTTTTACCGCAGCCGAGAATATTGACGCATACAATAAGTCAAAAGAAAAACTACATGAACAAGGTGTAAATGATTTGCTGTTAGATTGTAGTGATGCGCATTCTTTTGCAGACCAGATTGAGCTAAAAGATAGATTGGGAAATTGTAAAACTTGGATTAAAGCTGATACAACATTTGAAGGGTTAAAACAAATTCTATTTGAACCTGAAGATAGGGTGAAAATTCAAACAACAAAGCCTGACGAGAAAAATATTTACCAAGTAATCGATAGTATAGCATTAGATGAAGATGATTTTTGGCATGGAAAAATCTTTCTTAATCCGAATTTAAATACTATTGTCGGAGGACGTTCGACAGGTAAGTCTTCCTTGCTTAAAGCAATTGCTGCTAAGCATGGAAATAAAGAAGTTGAAGAAGATGATTTTATTAGGCAGCATCTTGATGGAGTATCTATTCGATGGCAGGATGGAAATGATCAACTTGGTCGTGAAATAGAATATTTTCGACAAAGTTATATGCATGATATTGCTTTTGATTCAGAAAAGACAAATAGGATAGTTGATAGCATTATAAAAGACAAAGATGAGGCGGGGTTATTGAAAGCTTACAATGAGCAACTTACTGAAATTTCAAAAGAAATATCAGAGGGTGTTTTTTCTATCTTCCAAATGCAAAAAGATATAGTTTCTATTGCAAAGTCTTTGTCTGAAAAAGGGAATAAAGACGGAGTAACTCAACAGTTAAATTTGCTAAAGTCGAAAGCCGCTGAGTTGCAAAAGGGAAGTGAATTAACGCAAGAAGAAAGAATGTCCTTTGATGCATACTTACGTCAAATTCAGGAAAAGAAAAAACAAATAGCAGAAATAGACAATGATTTAGGATTACTGGATAAAATGAAGAATGTCACTCCTTTTGATCCTACCTTCAAGGACAAGTGGCAATTTAATCAATTATCATTTCCTTTGAATCAGTATGATATTGACCGACTGTACAATGATTTGAAGGTAAAGACTGAAATTGAATGGGGTAACATTGTTCAACATTTCATAGAAAAGACCTCAAAAGTAAAAGAGCAAATAAGCACAGATATTCAAACTATAATCGCTTATGATGTCTATAAGAAAGGAATACATGCTTTTGAAGGCAATAAGGAATTGAAGGATATTAATAGTAAAATACAAGAAGAAGAGAAAACCCTTGAAACTATTATTGGGTTGCAGAGTAGGCTTGAACATATAAGAAAGCTGCGTAATTCTCTTATTCAGAAAATTATTGATGCTCACTGTTCTTATAAAATTATGGCAAGAGAAATATGTAATACATTAGAAATCACATATGATGGACTTGATATTTGCGTGGGTCTTACATTTCACAAGAAAGAGTTACAGGAATTCTTGGAAAGTAGGCTTAACCAACGTGGGACTGAACGTCAAGAATACTTGAAAATGTTACTAAACAGATATGATGACGATAACAAATCTTACAGCTTGGACTTTCTCAAAAATCTTCTTTCAGAGAATATCTTACTAAAGAACGGATACGAGGCTTTAAATGTTGCGATTGAATTTCTTACTCGTAATTGGTATAGTCTTGATTATAGTTTAACCTATCAGGGAGATGCATTTGTAAACATGTCGGAAGGAAAACAGGCTTTTGTTATTCTAAAATTACTCTTAGATTTTAGTGATAAGAAATGTCCAATACTCATTGACCAACCAGAAGATAGTCTCGACAACCGTGCAATTTATCATGAGTTGGTTGCATACATCAAACGAAAAAAGAAAGAACGACAGATAATATTGGTAACGCACAATTCCAATGTTGTGGTAAGTGCAGACGCAGAAAATGTAATTGTAGCCAATCAAGAAGGTGCAGATACGCCAAACTTAGGAGGCATGAAATTTCAATATATTAACGGGGCTTTGGAAGATACCAAACAAAGAGACGAAAACTCTGAGTATATCTTATCCTCACAAGGTATCCGTGAACATATATGTGATATTTTGGAAGGAGGACGTATTGCTTTTGAAAAGCGTGAACAGAAATACGGTTTTAGAAGATAG